Below is a window of Manis javanica isolate MJ-LG chromosome 2, MJ_LKY, whole genome shotgun sequence DNA.
CCACTGCCCAACCCCACTGGGGCCAGGAGACTTTACCTGCCCACTTTTCTCCCCAGCTGGGTCCTAACTATCCCACCATTTGTGGGATGCCCCTTTTTGGGGTCAGTTTCCTTCCTGCCCCTGGGATGCCAGGAGGAAGAGCTGGGCCTGCCAGTGCCAGCCCCTTTGCGCCCCCTCGGGCCTAGTCTCCCCAGGGGCCCTCCTACCACCGATTGCTGTGTGCACGGGAGACTTTGTCCCAGGGAAGGGGGAGGTTTCTGAGAGTCCTCTCGGCAGATGCTCTCGTCCGGCCATCCACCgtccagggtgggggtgggggtggaggtgggggtgggggtgggccctcccctccctgggccctcccctccccctccccctccccctcccctcccgggCCCTCCCAGGGGCTCCTGAATGATGCTCCTGCCCAAGCAGGGATGGGGATGTTGCAGGCTGACTTTGGGGATGTCTGCATCCATAGCACCTGCTCTGGCCCCTCTGAATTGTCTGTGTGGTGGCCActtggaggcagagagaagctgAGGGCCAGCAAAGGGTCCAGTGTGGGAGTGGCCCTACTgacctgtgtgacctcaggcaggtcCTCACCTTCTCTGGGCCTAGAGCTGCCTCACCCAGAGCCCTCTCCTTGGACACCAGTTGCAGGTAACTTTGTGCCTGCAGGGGACCCTCCTGGAATGGTGCACACTCTGCGGCTCAGTGACCTTTGTTGAATGAACCAAGCAGGGCTACTTTGCAGGCCAGGAGGCGGCTCCCCTCTGCTGGCTCACAGGCTCACACCTATGGGACGTTTTACATGGGAGGGGGCATGTGCCCAAGCACAGCCAGGAACGGCCTTAGCCAGGCCCTGTCCCTCCAGCCTGCAGCCAGAGACTGGGGGACTGGCCCCCAGACCCCTTTAGGAACCACCTCTGAGCTGAGTCCAGGCCGGGGCTGGGTCTGCAAGCGACTGGGGCAGCagcacaccccccaccccgcTAAACCCTGCCAGGCTCGCTCAGGGCCTGGAAATGCCCGCCAGGCAAGGAGGGAAGACACCGGCATCCAACAGTCTCACTGTACTGTGAGCAAAGCCGCCACCCTCAGGCTGTGGCCAGTGGGTATCCACAAGGGGAAGACCCCAGTTTGCTGTGCCCAGACTGTCCCAGGCAGGCTGTCCTGCCAGCAAAAGTTCTGAAGCACGCCTGCCACAGGCAGCAACTCCCCGCCAGGAGTGGCAGCGGCCAGAGCTCAGACCTCAGGGCTGCCTGGGGGGCCCCAGCAGAGGGGGCCGCAGccccagcagcagcatctgggCTGGGGAAAGTGGGGCTGGGGTCCCAAGCTGGGGCAGAGCCCAGCCGGCTGCTGAGTGATGGCTGCGCTGCCTTTgaggggggcagggggctggggctcTGTTCAAGACGGCTCCCGCTCGGCCTTGATCGCCAGGAAGGTGGCCAGGTCGAGGTCCAGCATGGCCACCCCCCCACGGGGCGTGGGTATGCTCTGGCGGCACTGAGGGCAGGGGATCCAGCGCTGCTCATGGGCCGGCATGTCCAGCTGGCATACACACGCCTGGCAGAAGGTGTGGCCACAGTAGAGGCGGCGTGGCAGGTGTCCGGTAAGGTCATAGGTCGAGTAGCAGATGATGCAGTCACCCCGCCGGGTCCCAGCAGCTGTCCCAGCTCAGAGGCCTGGGATCCTTCTGGCTGCAGCATCCTGGGGGAGGCATGCAGTGGAGCTCAAGCCCACCCTGCCCACCTCTGTAGCTGTTCTCTACTGTTGGGACCCCAGAACTGGAAGCCTACCTGGAGGACAGGAACCCAGGCCTCTGCAGAGCTGGGAGAGTGGGTGGTGGCCAGTGGCCTGTAGACACCAATGTCTGGGCCCAGCCTGGGTTCTTGTGGTTGCCCGCTGGGCAGCACCCCGTCCTGATGTTTgggccctccctgtggcccctgTGCACCCACACCTGCACTTGCCTGAACCCCAGTTCTCTCTTACCTGCATCGTTGGCTATGCCTGGTTTGCAAGTGGCCGGGGTCGGGGTGGACCCAGGGGACCCTGCAGCTCCCTCCCTGGGGCTCGCGTTACTGGCCAAGCACGGACGAGTCAGCAGGGAGGCAGGTGGTGGCTGTGCAGGCCTGGGCTCCCCTTTCAGCGACAAAGGGCTTGCAACTGGATCCACCAGCATACCAACTTGTAGGAAGATAAGGCATCCCCCactctgccccaccccccactccataCCCAGGCcggcccccaccccacacctcttTCCTATCCCCCCCTCCACTGGGAAAACTTTCTGGCCTTGACCTGGCTGATGCCCATTCTTCAGATGTCAGTTTGAGTatcacctccttcaggaagcctgcCAGGACCTGCACTGGCCTGGAGTCCTGAGGGCTCTGCTCTACAGCTGTTACGGTATGTGTGTCCAAGTGCCTTGTCCCTGCCTGGTTTGAGTCTGGTGTGTTTCTATCCTCGGGCCACAGCCAGTCCCAAAAGGCCCCAAGGAGGCCTCAGGCACACGCAGTGACCACCGGCTGAGGCACAGGGCTCTGTGGCCAGCCCCAGATACCTTCCCCTGGCTTCTGCTCCTAGCCCCAGGGTCAACCCAGTGACTGGGACACAGGTATTGGATGATGGGGTGTGTTGAGGAGGGTCAGGTGGGTCAGGACCCCCGGAACCTCACCACCCACCTGGCAGGGAGCCACAGGCAGGGGGCCCCTCCTTCCTCCTACTGCCTTGGCTGTCCACAGCCTTCCTGACTGGTCAGATGGGTTTCTGTGGCTGGCTTGGGATGGGGCTGGTCATGGGGCAGGGGCCAGGAGCCTGGCACACCCGAGTCCTGGCTCCGTCAGGCCAATGACACGTACGCTCATGCTCAGAGACCTGTCCTGCTGGGTGGCCGCCACCGAGGGTCAGGGTTGGACCAGCACGAGGACCCGTCTGTCCTGTGAAGCCAGCTCAACTTCCTCCTCTGGCTACCTCTGCCCAGCCCCGGAAATGTGAGGGTGCCCAgcactgtctcacctctcactccccACTCTGGCATCCGGCCTCACCCCAGCAGTGGGGCCTCCCAGAGCTCGGTTCCCTGCACGCCCCAACCTGGTGTGCTGTGCTGCCCAGACAGACCGCAGTCTCTGAGTGCTCTCCGGGCCCAGTATCTTCTCGGCCCCAGAGGCAGGACAGCGAGAGAGCAGCAAGGCCTGGGCACCACACAGCAGATGTTCAGGAAGGGGATGCTTCATGGGAAACCAGAAAAATGCCCCAGCTGAGGTAGGGTGGTGACTCACGGGTGGGCAGGACTCAGTCCTGGCACCTACTCCCAGAAACCAGCCAGTGCCAGGCCCTCCTCCCAGAAGCCCTCCTCGGCTCGGCCCTGGGTCCATGCTCAGCACCCTGTGGCTGTCTGACACACAGGCTGACAGGTCTCCCGGGCTTGCCCTCGGCCCTAGGGAACACAAGGCAGCTCGAACCCAGGTCTGGGCGGGCTAGCTGGgaccccctcctgcccctcctgtccCACCACTGGACAGACCTGAGTCCTGCAGTGCAGGTTATTGTCGGGAGGCAGTGGCGTCCCTATCCCCAGGTCCCTACCCCACAGATGCTGGGCCAGTGGTGCTGTCCAGCCCGGGCCCCTCCTAAGGGCACAGCAGCAAAGGAGAGGAGTCGCCTGCACAAAGTTTGCTCCGCTTTATTGCCTGGGTCCTGGGCCTTGAAGGAGGTGGTCAAGGGTGTCCCTGGGGCTGCTATCACGGCCCCGGGCTCTTGCTTGGGGCCCCGGCTGAGCTGTCGGCTTGGTGGGTAGGTGCCCCGCCAGGTGGGAAGTGGCAACACCCGCACGTGGCCGCTGgagcagggccctgggctgggctaGGACAGGACACAGCAGCAGCGGTTGTGACAGCGGCAGAAGCGGGGACAGTGGCAGCAGGAACAGCACGGACAGCAGCAGCAATGGTGGGCGATGTCATCCCCGTGCCCCACAGGTGGCTGGCTGGCACAGCCCAGCCCTGCTGGGCGCTGCCAGGCCCCCTCTGTGCCCTTGGGCCCTGGGAGCTCATCAGTGGGCCGCAGGAGGCAGATGGGCTCTGGGGCGCAGGACCCCACAGGCAGAGGCGGTAGCTCTGAGCGGGAAGCCTCCCCCGGCCCCAGGTCGGGCCGCAGGTGAGCCCGGGGGATGCTGATATGGGTGTACAGGTTCTTGATGACCATCTCATGGGGATCCATGGCCTGGCCTGGCAGCAGTGGGCAGAGGAAACAACAGTGGCTTGGTGGAGGGGAGCAGCTGCAGCCCAGGGAAGCCCCCACCCCAGGAAGAGCCTGGCTGTGGAGATGCCAGAGTGTGCTAAGTCTGTGAGCGTGTGCTTGGGGGTGAGCTGAGAGGGCCAGTGTCCCCCAGCGACCCTCCTGCCAGGCAGTGCCCTGTgtggagctgggaggtggggagccccagggcagggcagccccTTTGCCCAGGACCCACCTGAAGTAGTGATGGCGGCAGGCTGTCCTCTCGTCCTGTGGGCTAGGTCCCAGTGCCTGTGAGCTGGGCGACTGGCAGGCCTTTTCCCTCCTGCGGACGGGTGGAGCCATGGGGCGGGGCTCAAAGATGGGGTTCATAAGATTCCAGGAGGCCTCAACTTCTCAGGACAGTGGGTGCCCACCCTTCCTTTACAGGTGGGTGGCAGCCATGGCCTGGGTTCCCAAGGGGCCCTGCTGGCTGGGTGACTCAGCCTCTATGCATCTGGGGCGCGTCCTGTGCCCTCCAGGACTTGTGGTCGGCCAGCAAGGAGGACAGGAGGTGAGCCTGGGGTCAGGCCCTCAGGTCCCAGTCAAGGTGGTCGGGGCCCCAGCCATCACAGCCCCAAAGCCCTGTTgagaggcagagggcagagggcagagggcagaggtccCCACTGCAACCCACAACTCCAGCCTGGCAGGCAGAGTCCAAGGTGTTTGAGAGCACAGATCACTATGAGGTTTTCCGTTTTTTTAAccgataaaaaaaaaaatgactgatttACACACCTTTGCGGGTAAAACTTACAACTGATAACATGGGCTTCATACAAAAGTGACGTTTCTAGCTAGTTTCTGAAACGGCAGTTTGACTCTGGTTGGTGGGCTTGGGGGCCACAAACCCCCTCAGCGTCCCATCCTTGGCCCCAGCCCCTCTCTCTCCACCTTCATCTGTAAGGCGGCACGTGGCACCTGCCCCTCAGGGTCGCTGTGCTGGGGTAACGGTGGGTGTGACCATTGGGCCCGGGCCTGGCGCTGGGGAGCTCCCCTTGGGCCACCCAGACCCAACCCCAGTCCTTGGCGCCCGGGGTTCCTCCCAGGAAGGACGTGATCAAATCAGACGTGGCGCAAAAGCCGGGGTGACCGGGGTGGCCTGTGTGGGGCCTGTCAGACCGGTCCGGACACGAGTCCTACCAACGCAGCACCCAATGTGGGAGAAACCGGGAGGCGGACATCACAGGTCCACTGCGCAGGCGCCTGTAACCCCGCCCACCGCCCCCTCAGACTCCGCCCCTTGCTGCGAGGCTGAGGCTGGCGCTTGCGCGGAACAGGCGTGGGGGCGGTCTGTGGGAACTTAAATCCCCAGAAGCCTCCGCGCACGGAGGTTTCCTTAAAGACAAGGTTCGGGGTCTGCTGGTCTCGGACGGTCCAGGGCCCGGCTGGGGCCGCCCCAGCTCTGACTCCGCGCTCACGATGCGCGGGCTCCAAGCGGGGACTTGCACGCGGCAGGACCTCATCCCTATGGGCGGGGCAAGGGGTGGGGCCTGGAGGCTGGTGCCTGCCTGGGTGCACGCCCAACGGGTCggtgggaagaggagaggagctggTGGCTAAGGCTGCACCCCCAGCCAAACCTCCTCCCGCCGGGGTTGCCTCAGTGACCCCACCTTCACTCCAGGGCCCCACAGGCCCTCGCTGCCCCTTCCACCGGGCCCCTGCACTTGCACACCTCTCACACCCAGAGGAAGCAGGCCCAAGCGCGGGCCCGAGGTCCCACAGAGCAGTAAAGTCAGGCCCCTGGGCCAGGGACTGCATCCCCACGTGGGCTCCCTCACCAGAAGCACCGACTTCTGGTCTCCACGGCCCTGGAGGATCTGGGGCTAGGCCTGCACAAAGGAGAGGGCTGTGGCCATAAGGGGCTGGGCCTGTCCCGGCTCAGGCGCCGGGTCCAGTGCCGGTCCCAGGAGTGCCAGCATGTCATGTGGAGGCCGTGGCAGGTCAATGGGTGGCCACTCTGGAggcccctgcagccctggccccctgccctgTAGTTGCCAGAATGTCCACCGTCCTCCCTCTCAGCTGAGGGCTCCCCACAGGCAGAGGCTGTATCCCAGGAAAGCAGGGAAGCCTAGACTAGGGAGGAAACGCAAAGGAATTGGGCCTCTGGGCCCCATGGGGTCAGGTTACCTCACAACTGTAGGAGGACGGGACACGTGCTGACCCGACGTGCTGCCAGAAGGGGCCACCCCACCGTGGGTAGGTGCCTATGGTGTCCTCTGTGGGCCACTCCACCGTGGTGCGTCCAGCTGCTTGACTTTCCGCATACCCCTCACCCCACCCATCTCTCCCGCAGTTCTGTCCTTGGAACCAGctacctcctccctccttccacccCGCCGATACCTGCTTGCCTAACTCTGCTCGTCCTCTTAGGGTCACACTGCTCGGCATGCCTGGGTGCACCTGCCAGTGGAAAACGTCGGGAGGCATTCCCACTGGGCACAGCCGAGGGACCAGCAGAGATCCTGACTCTCCGGGTGGGACCCTGGGAACCAGCTTTTCTGGgtctcccctcctttccctccctgtgGCATTGTGAGGCCTCAGGCTGCAAAAAGCATGATTTTCCTCCCAGAATGGGGCGGGGGGCTTGACTAAGACCCAGGGTCAGCCAGGCAGGGACAGGGATGGAGGGGACTGGAGGAGCGGCGACGTGGGGGTCCTGACCCGCACGCAGCCTGAGCAGAGAGGGCGACCCCGGGAGCGGGCGCCAGGCCCGCGGCGGATCGAGGGGCGGCCGGGAGACTGGCCCCGCCCCGCAGACCCCGCGCGGGTCCCCAGACTGGGGGTGGCGCTGCGGGCGCGGGCGGGCGCCGCGCGCACTGCGGTCCCCGCGCCTCCGCCGCAGAGCGCGCCACGCTCCGCACGCACCTGCCGTCGCGCCGCGCCGCGCCAAGCCCCGCGCCCAGCACCCCGAGCCCTCGGGAGCCGCCGCGCCGCGCCATCGCCGGAGGTCGCCGCCGCAGCCACTGGGCAGAGGCGCGGGCACTGCATCCGGGCCTGCCTTTGAGACAACCTCTGCGGCGGCGGCGCGCGCGGCCCGGAGACGCCAGGCTGGGGCAGGTGAGCGCGGGCGGGCGGGGCGGCCACTCTTCCCACCCGGGCTGGGGTCGGGCCTTGGGggcggggctgggagggggctgggtCCCGAGTCCGGCGAGGGTCAGGGTCAGAGGTCGGGCTCCGGGTCTTTCGTGCAGGGcatggtgggggcagggtgggggcgaGGGTGGGCCCGGGCGCTACCCTCACGCGGTCTCTCACCTGCAGCTTGGGCCTGGTCCAGGCCTCTCCttcgctgccgccgccgccgagcCCGCGGCCCGCGTCCTTTTGCAGCCAGGGTTCAGCCTAGCTGCCTTCCCTCGGCGCCCTGTCCTGGAGCCATGGGGCCCACCTAGCCCCTGCCTGCCCGGATGTCCCGGCCCGGGGACTGCTGACCTCGGCTGCAGGGGGAGCGTCCCCCCAGCCCCCTTGCCGGCCTCTGCAGCCAGAGACCCTGGGTGAGCCCCGAGGCCAGACCTCCGGCCCAGCGCAGCCTCCCATAccccccagcccccgccccccgccccttcctcctcctcccaggacTGGATCAGAGAAGTCACTGTGGCCACTGGGGGGGGCCCTGCCCCCCCAGGTCTCACCGGCTGCCCCCAGGAGTCCACGGGGCGGCCGGGGTCCCCACCAGGCCTGGCAGGACCAGAATGctgccccttctcctcccccccGGCCTCACCCAACGCTCCCACCCACCCGAACACCCAGTCTGACTGGAGACAGCCGGATGCCGGCTGACCCTGGGCCCGAGGCGGGCAGTGGCTGGCCGGGCCTCCTCATGTCCTGCCTGAAGGGCCCCCATGTCATCCTCAAGATGGAGGCCATGAAGATTGTCCACCCTGAGAAGTTCCCCGAGCTGCAAACggctgctccctgcttcccacctGCACCTCGGCCTGCCCCTGCTCCGGCACCCAAGCGCGCGTGGCCCTCAGACACAGAGATCATTGTCAACCAggcatgtgggggggacatgCCTGCCTTGGAAGGGGCACCCCGCACACCACCCCTGCCACGGAGGCCCCGCAAGGGCAGCGCGGAGCTGGGCTTCCCCCGAGTGGCACCAGCGGACGAGGTCATCGTGAATCAGTACGTGATGCGGCCTGGCCCTGCTGCCTCGGGGGCCCCCACGGCAGCAGCCCCAGCTGTGGGTGAGCCCCTGGAGTGCCCCACGTGCGGGCACACATACAACGTCACCCAGCGGCGGCCGCGCGTGCTGTCCTGCCTGCACTCTGTGTG
It encodes the following:
- the RNF208 gene encoding RING finger protein 208 isoform X2 produces the protein MEAMKIVHPEKFPELQTAAPCFPPAPRPAPAPAPKRAWPSDTEIIVNQACGGDMPALEGAPRTPPLPRRPRKGSAELGFPRVAPADEVIVNQYVMRPGPAASGAPTAAAPAVGEPLECPTCGHTYNVTQRRPRVLSCLHSVCEQCLQILYESCPKYKFISCPTCRRETVLFTDYGLAALAVNTSILSRLPPEALTAPSGGQWGGEPEGSCYQTFRQYCGAACTCHVRNPLSACSIM
- the RNF208 gene encoding RING finger protein 208 isoform X1 gives rise to the protein MPADPGPEAGSGWPGLLMSCLKGPHVILKMEAMKIVHPEKFPELQTAAPCFPPAPRPAPAPAPKRAWPSDTEIIVNQACGGDMPALEGAPRTPPLPRRPRKGSAELGFPRVAPADEVIVNQYVMRPGPAASGAPTAAAPAVGEPLECPTCGHTYNVTQRRPRVLSCLHSVCEQCLQILYESCPKYKFISCPTCRRETVLFTDYGLAALAVNTSILSRLPPEALTAPSGGQWGGEPEGSCYQTFRQYCGAACTCHVRNPLSACSIM
- the CYSRT1 gene encoding cysteine-rich tail protein 1, with product MDPHEMVIKNLYTHISIPRAHLRPDLGPGEASRSELPPLPVGSCAPEPICLLRPTDELPGPKGTEGAWQRPAGLGCASQPPVGHGDDIAHHCCCCPCCSCCHCPRFCRCHNRCCCVLS
- the LOC108389040 gene encoding uncharacterized protein yields the protein MLVDPVASPLSLKGEPRPAQPPPASLLTRPCLASNASPREGAAGSPGSTPTPATCKPGIANDAGKRELGFRQVQVWVHRGHREGPNIRTGCCPAGNHKNPGWAQTLVSTGHWPPPTLPALQRPGFLSSRMLQPEGSQASELGQLLGPGGVTASSATRPMTLPDTCHAASTVATPSARRVYASWTCRPMSSAGSPALSAARAYPRPVGGWPCWTSTWPPSWRSRPSGSRLEQSPSPLPPSKAAQPSLSSRLGSAPAWDPSPTFPSPDAAAGAAAPSAGAPQAALRSELWPLPLLAGSCCLWQACFRTFAGRTACLGQSGHSKLGSSPCGYPLATA